The DNA region GTGGCAATTCATGCCTCAATCACCGGTAAGGCCTTCGATGAGCTTGCTAAAAACCTGATTGAGCGCGTTGAGTGGCGCAACAGGGAGTTACCTCCCACTCAAATAGTTAATGTTCAACATAAATAACCAAATCAATTATACAAGTCATGTCCAAAGAACAAGTTGTAGCCAAAGTAGAAAAGGCAATTGAAGTAATCAGACCATTCCTCCAGAACGATGGTGGCGATATCTCACTTGTTGAGGTAACGGACGATTACATTGTTAAAGTTAAACTTCATGGTGCTTGCGGCAGTTGCCCATATAGCATTATGACCCTTAAGAATGGTGTGGAACAAGCTATTATTCGCGATGTTCCTGAAATTAAGGAAGTGGTTGCCGTGAACCTTAACTTTTAATGGTATTCCAGTTATTTGATTAAAGCCCCAGTTGGGGCTTTTTATTTTACTGGCATTCTGAAATATACAAGTTGATATAAAACATACCATTATTTTAGGTCATTTCCTTTTCATATTCAACTTAAAGCAAATATCTTTGCACCTAATTTAGATTAAATCTAATTTAACTGTGAATCGCTAAACATTAGCATTTGTAGTTTGTTGCTATTTTGTTAAAGTGTTAAACCGATATGGCAGAAGAACAGGATAAGATACTTGAAGAGGTTACTGGTTCCGAGTATAAATACGGTTTTGTAACCAACGTTGAAACCGAAACCATACCTAAAGGACTTAGTGAGGATATAATCCGAATGATTTCGGAAAAGAAAGGGGAACCCGACTGGATGCTTGAATTCAGGCTTAAGGCTTTTAGGCATTGGCAAACCATGGAAATGCCCAAGTGGGCACACCTTGAGATTCCTGAAATTAACTATCAGGACATTATTTACTACGCTGCGCCAAAGCAAAATGCAAAGCTAAACAGCCTGGATGAGATTGATCCTGAAATTAAGGCAACATTCGATAAGCTTGGTATCCCACTCGACGAGCAAAAGGTGCTTGCCGGAGTTGCTGTTGATGCAGTAATGGATAGCACCTCGGTTAAAACTACTTTCCGTGAGACCCTGGCTGAGCAGGGAATCATTTTCTGCTCAATGAGTGAGGCCATTCGTGAGCATCCCGATTTAGTACGCAAGTACTTGGCGTCGGTAGTTCCGGTGACCGATAACTACTTTGCGGCTCTCAACTCGGCTGTATTCAGCGATGGGTCGTTTTGTTACATTCCCAAGGGTGTGCGCTGCCCCATGGAGCTTAGCACCTACTTTCGTATAAATGCAGCTAATACAGGCCAGTTTGAGCGTACGCTCATTGTTGCCGACGACGATAGCTACGTATCGTACCTTGAGGGATGTACCGCACCCATGCGCGATGAGAACCAGCTACACGCTGCGGTTGTTGAGATTGTTGCACTGGAAAATGCCGAGGTTAAATACTCTACAGTACAGAACTGGTACCCTGGCGATAAGGATGGTAAGGGCGGTATTTACAACTTTGTTACCAAGCGCGGCATATGCAAGGGCAGAAACAGTAAAATATCGTGGACACAGGTTGAAACAGGCTCGGCCATAACCTGGAAGTACCCAAGTTGTATTCTGCTTGGCGATAACTCATACGGCGAATTTTACTCCGTGGCCGTTACCAACAACCGTCAGCAAGCCGACACGGGAACCAAGATGATTCATATTGGCAAGAATACCCGTAGCCGCATTGTTTCAAAGGGTATATCGGCAGGGCATAGCAATAACAGCTACCGTGGACTGGTTAAGGTACTCAAAGGTGCC from Tenuifilum sp. 4138str includes:
- a CDS encoding NifU family protein, which translates into the protein MSKEQVVAKVEKAIEVIRPFLQNDGGDISLVEVTDDYIVKVKLHGACGSCPYSIMTLKNGVEQAIIRDVPEIKEVVAVNLNF
- the sufB gene encoding Fe-S cluster assembly protein SufB; translation: MAEEQDKILEEVTGSEYKYGFVTNVETETIPKGLSEDIIRMISEKKGEPDWMLEFRLKAFRHWQTMEMPKWAHLEIPEINYQDIIYYAAPKQNAKLNSLDEIDPEIKATFDKLGIPLDEQKVLAGVAVDAVMDSTSVKTTFRETLAEQGIIFCSMSEAIREHPDLVRKYLASVVPVTDNYFAALNSAVFSDGSFCYIPKGVRCPMELSTYFRINAANTGQFERTLIVADDDSYVSYLEGCTAPMRDENQLHAAVVEIVALENAEVKYSTVQNWYPGDKDGKGGIYNFVTKRGICKGRNSKISWTQVETGSAITWKYPSCILLGDNSYGEFYSVAVTNNRQQADTGTKMIHIGKNTRSRIVSKGISAGHSNNSYRGLVKVLKGAENARNFSQCDSLLLGDKCGAHTFPYLEVDNPTAVVEHEATTSKIGEDQIFYCNQRGLSTEDAVGLIINGYAKEVINKLPMEFAVEAQKLLQISLEGSVG